One Nicotiana tabacum cultivar K326 chromosome 23, ASM71507v2, whole genome shotgun sequence genomic window, ctgggggcagaggtcagttcgtgagagggaagtccagcaggcccccatatccagcaccactgcCTCCTCGGTGTGCTCCAGTATGACCTTATTTCAatgctatgccagagagttcttatcgcccaccagctattcagtgTTCTTCCAGTGGGGATTAAGGTCACCAGGGCCAAGCTCTTAGTCAGTAGCCCATCGCACCAaaaagttgttacgagtgcggggatcccagtcacatgcggagattcTGCCTCAGGCTTTGGGGTAGACTAGTGCAGCAGGGTCAACaacctatgattaccgcaccagttgctccaccagtcgtCCGACCACTAAAAggtagaggacaggtgggtaggggttgtcctagaggtggaggtcaaccagatagaggccagccagttggcgctccagctcggttctatgctttttcggccagaccagatgcagaggcctcagatgccatgattacatgtattatttctgtttgcggcaaagatgcctctgtattatttgatccaggatctacgtattcatatgtgtcatctctatttgctcatttcctgagTGTTTCTCGTGGGTCCTtaagtactcatgtttatgtgtccactcctatgggcgattttgttgttgtggatcggatctactagtcctgtattattacattctgtggttatgaaactagagcagatcttctattgcttgagatgaccgactttgaaatcatcctgggcatggacttattatctccatatcatgccatcctagattgtcatgccaagactgttaccttggctattccagcattgcctaggcTAGAGTGGAATGGTTTGTCTGTTAGTGCATCTAATCGGGTTATTtattttatgaaggctcaacacatggttgagaagggttgtttggcttatctagcctatgttcgggatactactgcagagactccaacTATTAATTCAATGCCTGTAGTTTGAGGGTTCTCCGATGTATtcccttcagatcttccaggcataccaccagatcgtgatattgatttctgtattgacttggctccagatacccaacctatatctatctcaccatatcgcatggctccgaaagaattgaaagaattgaaagaacggCTTGAGGAGTTATTAGCTAAAGGGTTCatcagaccaagtgtatcaccttggggtgcaccggtgttatttgtaaataagaaggatggaacgatgcgaatgtgtattgactatctcCAATTgcacaaagtcactattaagaacaagtacctgttgtcACGtcttgacttcggtcaacatttttagaaaacaacaccagaatagaattttgatgattccaacagctctatatgatgattttggacttagaagcttGTTCgcaattttatttggaagtccgtagttaaattaggcttgaaatggctaaaatagaaatttaagtttggaagtgtgaccggggagttgactttttgatattggagtcggaacccaattttgaaaattttcatagctctgttatgtcatttatgacttgtgtgctaaatttgaggtcaatcgaacttgatttgttaggtttcgacatcaaatgtagaagttggaaattttaagtttcattaaacttAAATTGGAGTATAATTCAtgcttttagcattgtttgatgtgatttgagatttcgactaagtttttatgatgttataggacttgttggtatatttggttgagaacccaagggactcgggtgagtttcggacggctaacggatcatttttggcctttgggAGATAGCTTATAGCTGCTGATATTtttcttctggtttccttatacgcgatcgcataggttcatccgcgatcgcgtaagctaaTTTGGGGCAGAGGAgactttgttctacgcgatcgcgtagatttGGGAGTTTGTTATttgcgaacgcgtgaagaaggtcgtgatcgcgtagagtaagtaGAGAAGAAGTGGAGGTCACgtgtttgtgcttcgcgatcgcgtgtttGTGCTTCCCGATCGCGTGGACgagttcgcgatcgcataggcctATGAGTTTGATCTTCGCAATTGCGTGGACAAGTCCGCGATCGTGtagggttaatttgggcagtggaaaaattgtgcttcgcgatcgcgtgagaaggttcgcgatcgcgtagagcaaatgactaGGCAGAGAGTTtatgttctgaaaatgggacttcctcccatttttcatttttaccaatttggagctcggattaaggcgatttttgggagatattcagagaaaacaacggggtaagtattcttaactcaatattggctaaattactcgaatccatcactgtttttattatttatttggtgaattaatttggaaaattttgaaaaccctcttggataaatttgaggatttgagggctgaattgttatcggaatatgtaattttggtatgggtagactcgtggttgaataggcgttcatatttcgtaactttcaacggattccgagacgtgggcctcacggaccatttttgagttaatttcggatttttattgaaaaatatagtattttcttatgaaattgattcctataattttttgtgactgtatcgaattaatttggctagattcgagccattcagagttgaaTAATCGTGGAAAAAAGGCCTACTAGTaaattaaattggagcaagtcgagaaaagtctcttgcctaaccttgtaagggaaaaattaccccataggtgatttaaattaataattattgctaattgtgggggctacgtacgcacgaagtgacgagagtccatgcgtagctactatttatgctaaagtccgggtagtttaggactcagaTCATGAATTACGTGTGTTAATTGTatcatttatttaattaaagtatttgaACTATACTGTGAATTATTAGGGAAAgtagtaaaagattgaaatctcatatacttgaatttttgtataaattaattaattgttaaaagaaattgtacaCCCTTTTGCATTAATGTCATAATATATATAtcctcattccggaggtacataagaaaatgtcctcctttcttgtggagtgggccgaacgcctcggcagtatagatgcatctatggatcgcgacgcacgtccctcggcagtgtacacgatactctggatcgggccgtacgacctcgacagaaatcgtgcctaataataataattatacgataccttgatattttaattgcagcttgtgaagttaAATAAATGGGGAATTGTcgtatttgaaggaatttaattatttctgctggtttaGGAAAATCATTATAAATTCTATAAATTatattgatttaaatatttctattgttattttatttattatatttgacccttagtgagtgtcaaagtcgacctctcgtcactacctcttcgagattaggcttgatacttacttggtacacgttgtttacgtactcatgctacacttgctgcactttttgtgcaggacctgagacaggtaaTGTAGTTGGGCCTATCGGCGCGCAttcacgttatccagaggcttagtggtgagctgcctttttgagtcgttctgcagcaactagtgcctcttcttgaaattttatctgtctattttatttcagacagtatttgaaatttatttttgtataatctactatatgctcatacacttgtgacaccaggtcttggcacacactagtagaatttttggatttaattattttacttgggTATTAACTTATCTTATTTCTCACCTTGTCTTAATTTTTGCAAGTACCCCGAGTTTTATTACTCGAATAATTTTTATAgaaatgaatatatgtttaaatcattagttggcttgcctagctggaTGTTgagcgtcatcacgacctataagtgaatttgggtcgtgacataaatagTGTTCATCTTAAATGTTTCAATAGAATGCAAGATTTGTCGAATCAACGCCAATCAATTCAATCGTTTTTTGACAGACAAAGCGAGAAAGTAAAAAGTGATCGTCGAATGCGCTTAAATGCCTCAATTGATGTAATGAGGTTTCTCTTAAGAGATGGATTTCCATTTCGTGGTCATGATGAGAGTAAAGATTTCGAATACAAAGGTATTTTTCTTGAACTTTTGGAATTTCATGGAGATAAGTATCCGGATGTGGGAAAAGTGATATTACGTCATGCTCCAAAAAATGATATAATGATTTGTCCAACCATTCAAAAGGAGATTGTGGATGCTTGTGCTAAAGAAACCTCTAAAGATATTATCAAAGATTTAGATGGTGATTATTTTGGAATATTGGTTGATGAATCAAAGGGTATCTCACATAAGGAGCAAATGGCCCTAGTTCTACGATATGTTAACAAAAATGGGGAGGTGATAGAGAGATTTTTGGGCATTGTCCATGTAAAAGATATATATGCACAATCATTGAAGGATGAAATTTATTCTTTACTTTTGGATAATTCATTAAGTTCATCCAAGATACGTGGACATGGTTATGATGAAGCAAGTAATATGCAGGGAAAAATAAATGACGTAAATACTTTAATTTTGCAAGATGCTCCTTCTGCATATTATATTCACTAATTTGCATATCAATTGCAATCGACACTTTTAGATCTTTCTAAAAAGTATTCGGATGTGAATAATTTCTTTGATGTTGTCATTACTTTGTTGAATACTATTGGAGCATCTTTTAAACGCAGGGAATTACTTAGACAACACCAAGTAGAGAAGTTGGAAGAATTACTTAAAAATGGAGAAGTTTATACCGGGCAAGGATTGAATCAAGAACGTGGCCTCCAATGACCGGGTGATACTCGTTGGGGGTCACATTTTAAGACCTTGGAAAATTTTATGATTATATTTGCTTCAATTGCTATTGTGCTGAAAGATATGCAACATGATTGTCTACTTTCTCTTGATAGATTTGCAGCAAATATTCTTTTGGATAATATTCAAGAATTTGAATTTGTGTTTATGTTGCACTTGATGTTCAAGATGTTGCTTCTTACAAATGAATTGAATAAAGCTCTACAAAAAAAAAGATCAAGATATCGTCAATCCTATGAGGTTACCTGACCTTGCAAAGACAAGATTGCAAACAATGAGAGAAAGTGAATTGGAGTCTTTGATGGATGAAGTTTACTCATTTTGTGATAAACATGGTATTTTAATTCCCAAAATGGATAAAAACTATCCAAGGTCGAAGCGTAAAAGGTCAGATATTTCATATTCACATCACTTTCGTGTGGAAGTATTTTATGCTATTATTAATTTCCAACTTCTAGAGCTCAATTATCATTTTGATGTAGTGACTAGTGACTTACTCCTTGGTATGGCTAGTTTGATTCCGATTGATTCATTTGCTTATTTTGACAAATATAGAATAATGAAGTTGGCTGAGTATATCCAAGTGAGTTTGGTGATGGGGAGCTTGGGGTTTTCAGTTACCAGCTTGATAGTTTCATTGTCTATACTCGAAAGTGTGATATCGTGTTTCTCTATTTGAAAGGAATTAAGGATCTTGCTATAGTGATGGCCAAAacaaaattgaatcaaacttgtTGTCTTGTTTATTTACTTGTGAAGCTGACATTGATTTTACATGTTGCTACGGCAAGCGTGGAAAGAACATTCTCCTCAATGAAGCTCATAAAGAACGATCTACGTAATAGCATTGGTGATAAATTTTTGAATGGTTGTTTAGTTTGCAATATAGAGCTTAAGGTATTTGCAACTGTAAGTAATGATGCTATTATAGATCGCTTTCAAAATATGAAAGATCGTCGAGTACAAATATAAATTGATAATGTATTTTTGAGATaatggaattggataatttttgctAGCCAAGTTGttgtttttgtaaaattttatatGTATCTTTGAAGCATGTTTGTCTTTGAAGTAATTGTGCACCTATCTTCTCAAATTCCTGGATTCGTCTCTATCCTAGATAGATCTTTtttatgtttaaaatttatttatatgtcAATGATCGGATCTAAGatgtacctggtgaagagagtctcgaTTCAAAACTTTATTGATAGTGcaaagactctatgcgtatccgcACCGATACgaatccttgctatcaactctttgatcaatgaaatccGCGAATAAATTGAatgaaaatattgtgttgaaattttttccaaaaatctcaactcaaaggtaGAAGAACAAGAAGCATTTTTcctgtaattgtattttctctcttggctttgtattgcactctTATTTTCACAAAGTGATTTTTCTTCTCAAAACTTAATACGGTAAATTTTCTCCATCATCCTTTATATCATCACCTATAAACATttttcctatttggttgaggtaataATTTACTCAATGAAAAACTTTATTCTAAAAATATAACTTACGGAATTCTTTTTCCCATTGGAAAAAAAAACGTGGTGCGTCTGGTCCTTTTGGACGTTCCAACTCAATTCCAAATTGGATTGGATTATGAggcttagggtgtgtttggtacgaaaaaaaataactaaaaaatatttttcaagaaaataagtgattttatcacttattttttcttatttggttggtgagtgaaaaatatttttcggtaaatattttctagtgttagGTTAGAGATTATAAAATattattaggaaaataattttttatgctactctcctcaacCACCTTTCCCAAAATTCTCATGTGTTCCTAtactcctccccccccccccccccaactctATTTTCtccaagaatttaattattttttttaaaattcacaCAAACCTAAAGGAACTAATATGCTACTTTATTTTTTTACACAAGAACAACGATGAAATTTGAGtttgataattaaaaagaaaatactttatttgttgaaaaagaaagtatcctttctacaacatgaaaagaaattgctcattttgttgaatgaaaaaaaatattttttctatatcaaaaaagaaaatagttagtttagtgaaatgaaagaaaatactttttctacatcatgaaaagagtactttttgttgaaaaaaatacttttttatttcaagaaatgaaaatacttagtttgttgaaattaaacaaaatatacatcatgaaaagaaagtacttgttttgttgaaatgaaagaaaataattttaccatATCATGAAAAGAATATACTTATTCTgctgaaataaaaataaatattttatctacaacatgaaaagaaagtactcttaacAATAGTTATATTTAGAGTGGGTGGTGGGCGAGGTTGGGGTGAGTGAGGATGGATAGGGATTAGGGTGGGTGGGTGGGTAGGGATGGTttgggggtggggtggattgttagggatggggaatagggtggagaaagttgaaaaagagttttgaaaaatattttccctcgaAAATAAATtcttaaggaaaatatttttcaaaacttcaagccaaccaaatatgaaaaaatttaaaaaaaatcgaaaaatattttcctttataccGAACATACCCTTAATATATTCACAATTTCCTAATGGAGAAGTACAAATCCCATTCTCAAAGGAATTACGTGAAGTTACCGAAACAGTCCTTTTATGAACAGTGCACGTGAATCCAATTGCAATTGGATTTCATTCTAAGTCttcattaatattttatatataccttatataaataaatattaattatatatatcaaatatatttatatattttaaccaagagatatattttaatttttattccaaataaaaaactttaatttgttcacaatattaattatatcctttatgctagcaaagaatataataatattttatttggactaataactaaatttatttgactaattaaattctttaattttaattatcaaacaataaaataattaatcatTTAGCAAAGAACataacactcgttagtgtgcgaccccataggttcaatactaaactggtagtaaattgatcatattaatatactaatcaagggttgcgtctagcaacactccttaacgaccggatagcatgaagtatacaatttactcccAAGAAcccgtagaagaataatgtagtattTACTCCTATCCTTATAGCTCTGAGTCACCTTAGGATATAGtttaactgtcaaatcctaataggcgacctaCTATGTATTCATGTCAATTATAATTGGCCgatgaatgacctaagaaactcttttcttctttcattcaatcgccccgaccaaggtcttaatttggtcattaataattcatgacaacatggagcttaaactcattaccaagagttgacatattccatcttgatcaatcactaattctacaagtatttaatcataactaatatcctttcaactatcgccctagggccataggtgtctagtatcaaagtacaataaataacttatcaattactatgacgatctcaggtcaaaggaaactcttacattacattcttcaagagaatatcctattgaatagtttatggtaattctaaccattaggaattattaaatgagtcggttcaataatcatatctctatatgcatcatctatctatgtgatttaattaatgagatcaactaatttttatctcataaagacgatcacataaatattgatctaaccggactactaatgtccaaattaataatcctacgatcaagaacaaaatttagattaagttgtaagagactttactcttattatcatgatctccatcatgatgacaagtctcaaaatttaatcaaggaccttattaaattaatcaagcaattaataataactataataaaagaatatcaaatgcaatatatttttatatcaaataacgttcacaaaaatatgtttaaatcatcaaatatgagattggatttagggcatatctactatatccctaacaatctcccacgTGCACTAGAGCCAATCGCAATTGTACTACATTCCCAATTTTCACTTGTGATTGTCAAACTCCTTTGCACCAAGAGCTTTCGTGAATGGATCTGCTTCAGTTTcctttccatcaaccttttgaatATGGGCGTCTCTACGTTCAATGATTTTtcttatcaagtgataccttcatagaacgtgtttggatttttggtgtgatcttggttcttttgcttgaacaaTGGCTCCAGAATTGTCACACAATAATCGAACTGCACCTTCTATTaaaggaaccacaccaagttcagttaagaactttttcatccacACATCTTCCTTAGTGgcttcactagctgctatatattctgcttcaatcacaaaatcaaatatcGTAGGTTGTTTGGAACTTTTTcaactcactgcaccaccatttaaagtgaatacataaccagaaatagatttgctatcatctctatctgaTAAGAAGcttgcatcagtataaccttcaagtttcaactcagaatctccataaaTGAGTAATTGGTttttagtccttcttaagtacttaagaatggtcttcaccaccttccaatgttcctcGCCAGGATTTGCCTGATATCGGCTAGTCACTCCTAGTGCGTAAACTACatcaggacgtgtacatgtcatggtatacatgatagctcccactgcactagcgtatgggatcctactcatgcgttctctctctTCAAGTGTTTTAGGATAATTctccctactgagagtaattccagtgcctattggtagatagcctcttttggaattatccatgttatacctctttaagatggtatcaatgtacaaagatTGGTAAAGTCCTAGCAGCTTTCCcgatctatctctatagatctttattcccaATATATAAGTTGCTTCTCCCAAGTCTTTTATGGAAAACTGTTCAGATAGCTAAATTTTGGTACTTTGCAATGCCAGTATATCATTCTCTATGagtaatatatcatcaacatataatactAAGAATACAATTa contains:
- the LOC107812911 gene encoding uncharacterized protein LOC107812911 — encoded protein: MQDLSNQRQSIQSFFDRQSEKVKSDRRMRLNASIDVMRFLLRDGFPFRGHDESKDFEYKGIFLELLEFHGDKYPDVGKVILRHAPKNDIMICPTIQKEIVDACAKETSKDIIKDLDGDYFGILVDESKGISHKEQMALVLRYVNKNGEVIERFLGIVHVKDIYAQSLKDEIYSLLLDNSLSSSKIRGHGYDEANLSKKYSDVNNFFDVVITLLNTIGASFKRRELLRQHQVEKLEELLKNGELYKKKDQDIVNPMRLPDLAKTRLQTMRESELESLMDEVYSFCDKHGILIPKMDKNYPRSKRKRSDISYSHHFRVEVFYAIINFQLLELNYHFDVVTSDLLLGMASLIPIDSFAYFDKYRIMKLAEYIQVSLVMGSLGFSVTSLIVSLSILESLTLILHVATASVERTFSSMKLIKNDLRNSIGDKFLNGCLVCNIELKVFATINFSFLQSPTYLEPLQHIADVISTTGI